The Mytilus galloprovincialis chromosome 2, xbMytGall1.hap1.1, whole genome shotgun sequence genome has a window encoding:
- the LOC143064726 gene encoding heat shock 70 kDa protein 12B-like, whose product MEKKGDALVVVAIDFGTTYSGYAYSFRAEYEKDHTKVYSNSDWKSGDGLATTKTPTVILFNEDKQFCKFGYEAEAKYNTLLEDEKAEGWRYFRRFKMRLFRGEEKILERTRVDKITKNLMIEDEQGKPMSALVVFAESIKYLKKEFLQNTQVQGLKFDPNNDIHWVLTVPAIWTDRAKQFMREAAKQAGIPDDMLTLAYEPEAAALYCKELTVQKKEGAESSSLSSFEPGQQFLVLDCGGGTVDVTAYQVQNDGDLRELQRPTGGPWGGTYVDNQYTTFLKELFGADIWSEYSKENPEDVLEIQRKFEAKKKSVNASADDQTTIAFPASLFAKYQIAKKCSSFEESIKKSEFAKTIKVKKDKLRFDHQLVKAFFRVPIDSIVTHVKEIINESKKKGRDIKTILMVGGFSDSSILSQRIISEFKRITVICPTEAVNAIVKGAVIFGHNPNLISERISPLTYGISVNTAFNNKVHPAKLKVVYDGKEMCTDIFQPIVQIGHPIRVGKEIFKHTCLPTRAHDTEATIEIYESSSECPMYTIDKGVRRLGDLTVSIPDTSKGKNRPIKVEVSFGYTEIVVCAFEEGTEKQTTATFDCLLN is encoded by the exons ATGGAGAAAAAAGGTGATGCGTTGGTCGTAGTTGCTATCGATTTTGGCACAACTTATTCCGGATATGCATATTCGTTCCGGGCGGAATATGAGAAAGATCACACTAAAGTATATAGCAACAGTGATTGGAAATCTGGAGACGGACTTGCAACAACCAAGACACCCACAGTCATCCTTTTCAATGAAGATAAACAGTTTTGTAAATTCGGATATGAAGCAGAGGCGAAATACAATACTTTACTAGAAGATGAAAAGGCAGAAGGATGGAGATATTTCAGAAGGTTTAAGATGAGATTGTTTCGAGGAGAGGAGAAGATACTTGAACGT ACAAGAGTAGACAAAATAACCAAGAATTTGATGATAGAAGACGAACAAGGAAAACCGATGTCAGCTCTGGTTGTTTTTGCTGAATCTATCAAGTATCTAAAGAAGGAATTCCTGCAAAACACACAGGTGCAAGGTTTGAAGTTCGACCCTAATAATGATATCCACTGGGTGTTAACAGTCCCAGCAATATGGACAGACAGGGCTAAGCAGTTCATGAGAGAAGCTGCAAAACAG GCTGGTATTCCAGATGATATGTTGACCCTTGCATATGAACCAGAGGCTGCTGCTTTATACTGTAAGGAACTGACTGTACAGAAAAAAGAAGGAGCAGAATCAAGTTCATTATCATCGTTTGAACCAGGGCAACAATTCCTTGTGCTAGATTGTGGAG GTGGGACAGTAGATGTGACAGCATACCAAGTTCAAAACGATGGGGATCTTAGGGAACTTCAACGACCAACTGGTGGACCATGGGGTGGTACATACGTTGATAATCAATACACGACCTTCCTCAAAGAGCTTTTTGGTGCTGATATATGGAGCGAATATTCCAAAGAGAATCCTGAAGATGTTTTAGAAATTCAACGAAAGTTTGAGGCAAAGAAGAAAAGTGTTAATGCCTCAGCTGATGACCAAACAACAATAGCATTTCCAGCTTCTCTTTTTGCAAAATATCAGATTGCAAAGAAATGTTCATCTTTTGAAGAAAGCATTAAAAAATCAGAATTTGCAAAAAcgataaaagtaaaaaaagacaaactaaGGTTTGATCACCAGCTTGTAAAAGCATTTTTCCGGGTGCCAATAGATTCCATAGTAACTCATGTTaaagaaataattaatgaaagtaaAAAGAAAGGAAGAGATATAAAGACCATTCTAATGGTTGGTGGCTTTTCAGATTCCTCTATTTTAAGCCAAAGAATAATATCAGAATTCAAACGGATAACAGTGATATGTCCAACAGAAGCTGTAAATGCAATCGTTAAAGGTGCAGTTATTTTTGGCCATAATCCAAATCTGATTTCCGAGCGCATTTCACCTCTTACATATGGCATTAGTGTTAACACAGCATTTAACAATAAAGTTCACCCAGCGAAACTGAAGGTTGTATACGATGGAAAGGAGATGTGCACTGATATTTTCCAGCCGATTGTACAAATAGGACACCCAATAAGGGTTGGAAAGGAAATTTTCAAACATACATGTTTGCCTACCCGTGCACATGATACTGAAGCCACAATTGAAATTTATGAAAGTAGCAGCGAATGTCCGATGTATACTATTGACAAAGGAGTTCGACGACTTGGTGATTTAACAGTGTCCATTCCGGATACATCAAAAGGCAAAAACCGTCCTATCAAAGTTGAGGTTTCATTTGGGTATACTGAAATAGTAGTATGTGCATTTGAAGAAGGAACTGAAAAGCAGACTACAGCAACATTTGATTGTTTGCTCAATTGA